Proteins co-encoded in one Aspergillus flavus chromosome 2, complete sequence genomic window:
- a CDS encoding transcription-associated recombination protein Thp1p, with protein MATIFEDFVQGQRIGSGPRLAAALTPVAPAEYPQRLQSFYRFSNAARVSSDLRYSLFQANGLKLPKQEQNAWIDIFSTYWTAVGEITKFTDSPSSASWVKVFNSWKDLANILIRGYTNFGLQAWTVPCLYIVGKYLRIFAMKADAELSSQDSVAFGDNFQDDIAADFEKSAKLEESARIINRMFTLCLSDRAPIEESRKWGIYNTTNLLFKTYFKINSVSLSKNLLRALNASSADLPDMEVFPKSHIVTFKYYVGLIHFLDENYAEAEEHLAYAWNMCHKDAVKNKEMILSYLIPCHLVTTHTLPSKKLLAPFPRLEKLFRPLCNCIMKGDLNGFDNAMTAAEEEFVKRRIYLPLERGRDIALRNLFRKVFIAGGFEEPKDGQPPIRRTRVPVAEFAAALRIGTHADDRSRVDIDEVECLLSNLIYKGLMKGYIARERGMVVLSKGGTAFPGTGV; from the exons ATGGCCACCATATTTGAAGACTTCGTTCAAGGCCAGCGAATTGGCTCTGGCCCTCGCCTTGCTGCTGCTCTCACTCCCGTTGCCCCCGCCGAGTACCCCCAACGACTCCAATCGTTCTACCGCTTCTCCAATGCCGCACGAGTATCCTCAGACCTCCgctattctctctttcaGGCCAATGGGTTGAAGCTACCAAAGCAAGAACAAAATGCATGGATCGATATCTTCTCAACTTACTGGACCGCCGTCGGAGAGATCACCAAATTCACTGATTCTCCGTCAAGCGCGAGCTGGGTTAAGGTCTTCAACTCTTGGAAGGACTTGGCAAATATTCTCATTAGGGGCTATACGAACTTCGGTCTTCAGGCATGGACAGTTCCATGTCTATACATCGTTGGGAAATATTTGCGAATCTTCGCTATGAAAGCAGACGCCGAGCTGTCGTCCCAGGATTCGGTTGCATTCGGAGACAACTTCCAGGATGACATAGCGGCCGATTTCGAAAAGAGCGCGAAGCTTGAGGAATCGGCTCGTATAATCAACCGAATGTTCACTTTGTGTCTAAGCGACAG AGCCCCGATTGAGGAGTCGCGCAAATGGGGCATATATAATACGACAAATTTGTTGTTCAAAACTTATTTCAAG ATCAATTCTGTCTCACTTTCCAAAAACCTTCTTCGCGCACTCAACGCTTCATCGGCAGACCTTCCAGATATGGAGGTCTTCCCCAAGTCTCACATAGTCACCTTTAAATATTATGTTGGGTTAATTCACTTTCTGGATGAGAATTATGCAGAG GCCGAAGAGCATCTGGCGTACGCATGGAACATGTGTCACAAAGATGCAGTCAAGAACAAGGA GATGATTCTTTCTTATCTTATCCCTTGTCACCTTGTCACGACACATACTTTACCAagcaagaagcttcttgcgCCATTTCCCAGACTCGAGAAGCTGTTCCGTCCGCTTTGCAACTGTATCATGAAGGGCGATCTCAATGGCTTTGACAATGCTATGACAGCAGCGGAGGAAGAATTTGTCAAGCGGCGTATCTACCTGCCCCTCGAACGAGGACGTGATATAGCACTGCGAAACTTATTCCGAaaggtcttcatcgctgGAGGATTTGAAGAACCCAAGGATGGCCAGCCGCCAATCCGACGTACACGTGTTCCCGTTGCTGAGTTTGCAGCAGCATTGAGGATAGGTACACATGCAGATGATAGATCTCGTGTTGATATCGACGAGGTCGAGTGTTTGCTATCGAACCTCATTTACAAG GGTCTTATGAAAGGCTATATTGCTCGGGAGCGCGGCATGGTGGTTTTAAGCAAGGGTGGCACTGCGTTCCCGGGAACTGGTGTTTAA
- a CDS encoding 60S ribosomal protein eL20 has product MGRLTEYQVIGRHLPTEANPTPKLYRMRIFAPNTVVAKSRFWYFLTQLRKVKKANGEIVSLNVIPEKRHLKVKNFGIWIRYDSRSGTHNMYKEFREMSRTEAVEALYQDMAARHRARFGSIHILKVVEVDNADSIRRPYIKQLLQKDLKFPLPHRAAKSEGKKIFAYSRPATFA; this is encoded by the exons ATGG GGCGTCTCACCGAGTACCAGGTCATCGGGCGTCATCTGCCCACCGAGGCTAACCCCACGCCCAAGCTTTACCGCATGCGCATCTTTGCGCCTAACACTGTCGTGGCCAAGTCCCGGTTCTGGTACTTCTTGACCCAGCTCCGTAAGGTCAAGAAGGCCAACGGTGAGATCGTCAGCCTCAATGTCATCCCCGAGAAGCGTCACCTGAAGGTCAAGAACTTCGGTATCTGGATCCGCTACGACTCTCGCTCCGGTACCCACAACATGTACAAGGAGTTCCGTGAGATGAGCCGTACCGAGGCTGTTGAGGCTCTCTACCAGGACATGGCTGCCCGCCACCGTGCCCGTTTCGGCTCCATCCAC ATCCTCAAGGTTGTTGAGGTCGACAACGCCGACTCCATCCGCCGCCCCTACATCAAGCAGCTCCTCCAGAAGGACCTCAAGTTCCCTCTGCCTCACCGTGCCGCCAAGTCcgagggcaagaagatcTTCGCTTACTCTCGTCCTGCTACCTTCGCTTAA